The genomic window ATGGGCAAAATTATTGGGTATACTTTGCAAGGATGGATAATAAATTCTAACTTTTGTGACATTCCTAAACAYGCTTTTTTGAAAATCCAGCAGCACAGCAGGTCAGTTTTTCCCTTTCTCCCCTTTCGTACCAAAATTACCTCCAGCTTTCAGCAGATGTTCACCAGTTATGGTCTTGGAAAATATCAGGCAATTTGCTCTAGCTGTTATGTACatagatataaataaatagacatgGGTAGGCTTTCCTCTAGATACATTCATAACACCTCacttaaaagtgaaaaaactgCATCGGTGCAGAGAAACACTGTTTGCTTAGTGAAGGTATTTCAGAATTAGTTTTGCCCTAGTACAATGCACAAAGTCAGGTTTGCCAACATTTAACTGTAATGATTACCTGTGTGAATATGCCCTataatcttttacatttttgaataaatcattTAGAGTTCAATACCAAATGTTGGTCTGGGAAgactttattttgttaaatgtaaaaatatgaaaaattgaaaatgattttgccAAAAAGTGTGATAAATTATTCTTTTTGGATTGAAaaccttttccttttgtttcaaaaactgCACGTGACCAACTCTGGATTTAGACATTAGCCGTTTTGTTTTGAATCTAAATTTTCAGCACATTAGCATGCCTCTCCGTGTGTCAGAAAATACCCTGTAGTCACTGGATGTGACATAGAAGATGGGAAGAAAGGCCAGCCAAATTATACATGTCGTATACATGGTGAATCCAATAAACTTGGCCTCATTGAAGTTCTCAGGGCACTTCCTGGTCTTGAAGGCATACctagaaaaaacacacaaacccaATATCTAATGTCTGAAACACAGAATGAAAGAATTGGCAATCAATTTAGCAGTTGGTCACTTTCTTAGACTCCAACACAACTTACACAGTACACAAGATGACCAGGAGCACATCGTATCCCAGCGACAGCAGCATGCTGGAGTCTCGCACATTACACTTGAGGATGACAGTCTGTCGTCGTTCCGGTAACGTAAAGCGCCGAGTCCCAGGAAcctccagcagcagccacaCTGAGACCATGACTAGCTGGACAGAGATCAGACTGAGGCAGATAAATACCTGACAAATAGAGGGAAGAAAGGAGAATTAAGGTCACCGAGTTTCTCTGTGTCTCTCCATCCTTCTGGCTGATGCAGATTGATGGACAGAATGCAGCATTCACTCACTTGAGAGGATGGGCTAATGAAGCGCGGCCTCACTGCGCCCGCGCCGTCTTTCACGCCATTGAAAATTCTGGCGATTCTGTTGGTTTTGGTCAGCAGGGCAGAATAGCACACAGCAAAYGACGTGCCCAGGCCGAGGCGCCGCAGGGCACATATGGCCGGAGAGGGTTTGGCCAAAAAGAGGAAAGTCATGGCATAGCACATAAAGACTCCGGAGAGGAGAATGTAGCAGAGCTCTCTGCCTGATGCTTTCACCAATGGTGTGTTGTTATGTCTGACGAACACCCAAACCACCAAGCCAGTGCACACAAAGCTGCAGAGGGGAAGCATGAATCAGACAATCAATGGTGTGAACATACAGCAGAGCTTATGTGTTGCTTGACTAGAAATGTTCgaaataataaagacaaaaatattctgTCGGCGGCATTTAGAGGAGGAATGCTTATTGTCTACAggtttaatgaaagaaaaaagtatgtATAGTTCCTTAAAAAGTACTTGTCCCACTGTGTTATGTTAAAACGTTgatatcttttatttaaatttaatgtgaTGGACCAAAGCAAAGCTGTGTGTAATTATAAAGTGGACAAAAAGTGACACATTGCTGcaaaaatatgcttttcttttctatccATCTTCTTATCAACAGCATGTTCAACAGCATGACTCACATGTTGTTGATCATGACGTATAACTTGTGGCAGAACGTCTTTCATCattaattgttttcttctgcCACTCTCTGAAGTAGTGAGCATGTGTCATGATATATACTGTACATTATGTCTTTACATAGAACTTACATATATATCAAATGAAATATTGAGTTCAAGTTATGAAAAAAGGGACAAAACTCATATTTGTGTTAATTAAACATCAAAATCCAGTTACTATTACTATGTTAAAGTTTCAAAAAGATATGATCATATTTTAAACTGGGTTTATAAAAAGGATCACCCTCCAGACttgagaaatatttcagaaactgatTTGCAATAATTTYGTTTAACTTCTgtttaaatctgcatttataAAATGTCTATCTGTAGGCAGATTTGCATGTATTYYWAAAAAAAAAAWTKKWAWYYTTTTYYTKRWTWAAAWKRaaaaaaattgtttttcacttACCCAACACATGCAATGGTAATAGGACCAATGGCCCAAGCATCTTCCCACATAATGTAGTCCTCAGGAAGATCGTAACAGGATGTGAGGTCATCAGTTGGCCACTGGCCAGGAGCGCAAGGCGAACAGGTGAACTCATCAGCCAGGTATTCGTGAGGCTCACACGCCGTACAGATCCAGCAGCAGTACTCACCTGGGGAACAATAATATGAGAAATGTGTGGGAACATACCTATAAAAATCAATCCAGCttcactttgacaaaaaaaaaaagttagaattccCTCTCCTACCTGCCTGCATTTTCTTCATTTCGTTTCGCTCACAGGGGTCGCTGCACTGTGACGTTGGGAGCACCTCTTTGGGCCAACGAATCAGATCGTTGTTCAGACTCAGACTCTCTGCCCACTCACCTACTGGCACGTAACCGTAACGTTCACCAGAACGCTGGTAGCTGAAGATGTTGTATCTGCCCATGCCGTCCCCCTGGGAATCAAACTTCACTACCGTCTCACTACCTGGAGGGGATAAAGGGGCTTTGGTGGGGAAGAGGAGATAAAAGATAAGGAATcgcaaacaaacaaaccgtCAAAAGCATTAATGCTTGCTGTAGCTAatctttttaaaagcagctgtgGACACCAGATAATAAACAATAGCTACCTTGGCCTATGAGTTCGGAAATAAACGAAGGCcattcaaattatgtttttattgttgagaACCAGACAGTTTCAGATATTAGCAAAGAGGCTGCAAGAGCCAGTGATGCTTGATGATACGCATGTCACTGGCTTCATATCCCTCTCCAAGGTACCATAGGGATAAATTCGCTGGCCTAATATCTTATCTGATCATGTGTATCACCAAAGGCATCGTTAAGCCTCTGTCTATAAAACCATATAGTCATAAAGGCACAGGAATAAAGACCCTGGGCAATGTAATAAGTACCCACTCATTGATGGAATTAGCCTGTGTGTCTCCTCTGCGAGGGAGGCACACTGCTGAAACTGCCAAATTGGTTTGTATACATGTTGTTATGAAAGGATTACCATCTACCCCGAGGATGTGGGAAGAAAGGAGATTGTAAAATTGGCGTGATRCTGAAGCCATaaaaagcaggagaaaatgaCTTTGGACTGGGAAAACAGTAACCTGACGCATTGTTGGCAGTATCCGACCTGATAGTGCTGACACTTCGTCCTTTTGACTCAGACAAAGTGTGTCTCTCCCACAATGCCACATCTGTCCCTATAGCGGAGCAATCAAATCTATGTTGCTGACACATAGAGATATGTGTTATACAGTGCAGCCTGTCAAATGATGATGCGACTGGGGATAGTGCGAGATATGCCAGGTTTTTGATTCCTCAACATGTAACAAGACTCTCAGCCCTTCTGTAGATAGAGGCACTGATAACATGGCAACGCCTTCCTAGTATCATTCTGTGCTTGGGTTGACAGAAGAATTTGCAGGTCAAATTCAATTTTTATACATACAGAACGAGATCAGTAGGATAAATCAGAACAGATTGCAAATAAGCCTTCAGATTTTCTGTGAGGATGTGCACACAAATGCATGTGGGAACCCTATTAGCTTGTACTTCCAGTGTGATAGCTAAGGTATTCCTCTGAGCTCAGTGGGAGGCTGTGCTGACAGAACCAAAGCCTTGACCCTGCTGTTAGCTTGCGCGTGCATGCRTGTACACAAGCACGTACAAATGGGTGGCACTGACAGCAGCAAAAGCCATCCAATTGTTGTGCAAGCTCAGTGTGTTCAGAGAAGAATGGCATGTCAGATGGCAGCAGAGGGGGTTAGCGTTTATGAAATCCATAAATCACAGAGACAGCAAAACCCTTTATCTTCCTCCTGCCTCCCCTCTGTCACAGGAAATTCAAAGCGTCAAGTCTTATTTGAATTTTGGGGCTAAATGGTTAGTTGACAGCTAAATTATTGCAATAAGAATGTGGCGATAATATcaaaagatgaagaagagaTATCAATCATTATCCCAGCAGCTGCCATATAATAAAGTCTTCAAAATAACACAGAGTAATAGGTAAACCAGGCTATTTGCCAgtgagacacacaaacacactttcaGTAAGACTTTCCCGCCAGCCAATTATCAAAAATATGTGTTGCCAGGACCTTGGATGTGTGCTGAAGCCAAATGAGCTGTATGTCGGTAATTACATGTAAAGCAGCCTAAAAGATTACAGATGCCTCTGATGGTCCCTTTCAGCGTTGTCCTTGAATTACCCAAAAATCAAGTTCAGCGAGTAAATAGATTGTTAGGAATCCCGACTTCTTATTGACTGCATGGAGGTGGATATGCTGAGTTCACAGAATGTCTTCTCAAGAAAGTGTCTGCGAGTGCAAGTTTGAGCCAGTGAAATTCTCTACGACTCCTCAGAGTGGAGAGACGTACTGGAGACTGATGGtagatgttttctctttgaatCTCAACCCAGATGCCACAGTGAAGAGAAACCTACATTGCAGGTCAGAAGTTTTCATACGTACATTAAATGCACTTTTATTATATGTTCCACATTATCTataatcaaaattttaaaggggggtattgtgtaaaatctacttttttaagCTATGTATCATGTCAAAATTTGATTCTCTTATCTAAAACGGCAATTAATAAATACCTGGTGCTGAGCTTATCATATGAGTCCAACACTGCTAAGAGTGATTGTAAATGGCATAATGAGAAACATGGTTGTGATGACGTGTTGAAGgcagtgtcagaaagagcatgagcgtcttaaagagacagaagcccaaagTGTCACATTACAAAGTCAAACttctgttaaattatttaaattatgtttaatatatactgcatttttataacaaatgaaggTAATGTAGATACTtaattgtgctacaaaatggcaatatgcctggaaaatacacaataccaTTCCTTTAAACATATACCGGTTGtctaaaatatatacaaacacACCCACTAACAACTTCATCCTGTAAGACTACAGGCTGAAGCTCTCCTGATAGAGGAAGCCAGACTGTTGTCCTGCCTCAGACGCAGAGCGTGCGTATGTGAAGTTTGTTAAGTATGTTGTAAAGTTTCTAATCAGAATGAAGTGGGACAGGTCTGTGTTACGTTGCATGTCTGAAAATGGATGGGGCAGGTgccaaaaggagaaaatgaaagcagttGACTGATAAgattgttaaatattcatttgttaCTTTTGAAGTAGTTtggtttttgtagtttttatttttggattttagttttttcatttgcCACACACAATTAAGCCAAAATGACTCAAACCCCTACTAGAACTTgaaattttataattattttaccAAGACActgttttctgactgaaaatgtgacaaatgtctCTCAAAATATCAGAAGACAATGTAAAAACTGTACCAATTATGAAGAATGTACACCGGtatctgtttttgtcatttaaataaagatgacattttgaaaatgttttatcttacGTATTTGCTAAAATACACTATGTTCTGACAGTATGAGGCCAATAACCTGTGAAAGAAATCAAATgcaacattatatatatatacttaaaaagcaaaagtaaattCAACTATTTTGTAACAGTTTTGCTGGAGTATGGATATAcgtaaaacatgcaggacaccaGTCTTAGGGGACTGGAGTTGGACACATCTGGCTCAGACTACTCATCTACACAGTTCCCTGAACACACAGTGTAAAACAAGCTCAGAAGAGCATCAGGTTAACTCAAACGTATATAATCCTGCCAAATACATATAAGGCAGGAAATCACAAGCTGACGATCAGGCATGTTGATTACTTATAATGACCACGTACTGCAGGgtagcacaacaacaaaaacactcaacaaaacctaaaaagtgagactaacacataaaaaagcaaacaaaatctAGATCAACTCCACATGACAagaattaataaacaaaacattaaagtcaCTCCTTTGACAAGAAAAATGTGAGAATTTTGCAAGAATATCTAAAAATGCACACTGGAGCAGTTGGTTGTACCATTGCCTTGCAGGatctgggttcaaatcccataCTCGGATCTTTAAGCRTGGAGCTTTCCAGAGAAAATTCCAGTTTYCTATCGGAGTCCAGGGTGTACGCCACCTATCACCCGCTGACTCCCGGAGATAGGCACCCCTGCTAGGATAACTGAGCTTAGATAATGGAAGGATATTCAAAAAAGWCCATAAAGAccaaaaatttaacaaaacaaaatgggaCAATtccaaaaaaacagcagcaaaggcAGTTAGTTTGGAAACTCTCTGCATGAAAACATCTCTAAAGTGAGACACTTTAGCAATTCTACTAACTTGAGAAACACCTTATTATTCTGACTTAATTAGAAGCATGGTGAAGACAGGCTTTTCAttcagaaggtgagaaattaaTTATGTCCTCAGCCATGAAGGGCTAACGCAAGGCCCAAGGGGGTATGTTGGTGTTAAAGGCAGGGAGACARAGAAGGCAAGTGGTCTTTGGAGGAATAAGTAAGAATAAGTCCTTTTGAAAGGGCGAAGARAGAATTACAGAGACTCGTCGAGAAattatttcctcttttatttcaCAGTGCRTGTCTGASACAGACRCATCCCTCAGCACTCGTGCATAAATACACAAAGATGCACTCGTATGTCACAAATGAACACAAAAGAGAGATCCCATTAGCTTTTTGTTCTCCCAGCAGATTCAATCCCAGAGGATGGAGATGTTGCCTGGGTCACACTGCAGAAGGCCACAAGGGAATGCCAGAGGACAGATAGGAAGGAGAAAAGGAAGTCTGGATTGATGAAGGGACGAAGGAAAGCAGAGGAGGCCTAAGGCCTGAGTGAAACAAAGATGGGTGAGATAGACGggacaaaagaaagaaacctTCAGCCAAAAACAGGAGGTTCTGGGATGGAGGATGGGCCAAGAGACAAGATAAGCGCAAGAAAAGAAGTAAAGTGACAAGGAAGGAGAGACAGGTGAATACAAGTGTAAAAGACAGGAAATACACCAGTGGAAGTACCAAAAACCACTGTCATGCTAGTAGAGATACAGGTGGAAGGAGGAAATTCTTCAGAGGTAAGAATCAATAAAGAATGGGTGAAGGAAGGATGGAAGCACAAGTAAAAGGAAAGGGTGGCGGAACAAACCGGTGTGGAGAGACAGCTGAAAGAAGGAGAGCAACCTTGTGAAGTCTGTGTGGGTTGAGCTGTTTCTGAATGTAGAAAAAGTGGGATGTTTTCTAGGTGAGAAATAGGAAAGGAGATGGAGAGATAGAGGAAAAAGAAGGACTAAAAAGCCAAAGAAATAGCGACAAAAGGATGGAGGTTAAGAGACAGAGTCAAGTGAAAACAAGGCAGAGAATGAGTGAAGGTTGTTCACTTGCATCTGAACGTTGCAGTAAGCTCTGTGCTCAATATGGCCCTGAAGGCACACCGCCTCTGCTAACACAGAcgtatcacacacacacacgcacacacacacacacgcgcacacacacacgctcacgctcatgcacacgcatgcacacgcatgcacgcacacacacacacacacacacacacacacagtgcagaAAAGGGGGAATATCACATCTATCACCACTATTTGAACAGAGactgcatgcatgtgtgtataTACTGATCTGTTTGCTGCAGATCGGGGAGGTGGGTGGGAGTTGAATGATGGCTCTGAGAAGTGTGTGGGTTGGGGGTGTCTGCAATTCCAtgctggcagaaaaaaaagcaagcattTCAAGTTgcctctgtaaaaaaaaaaggcaaaaaaaaaaaaaaaaaaagctgactgTTTTGCAGATTCCTGTCTATGTGTCTTTTTGGCACATGTTTATCCGTGTTTTTGTGGTTGACTCATGTAACAAGGACTcataaaaaatgcacaaaatgcaCAAATCTGCCCCACTGTCTGCTGCTAGTTCTTTCGGAGCGGTTCCCGTGATCCACCAGATCACCTCAACAATTGGCAATGGAGTCGGCTTTATTACCATAGCAACTAGCTCGACGAGACTAGAYGAAGAGAGCTGCGACTGAAAACACTCTCCTAACCAAACAACATGCTGCATCAGTGCGTCACATAAAGTGTCAgggaaacacaacaaaacaacctCATTACAGTAAAAGACATTGTCCACTGTGCTGTGAAAGGAAACCCACCAAAAGAGGATACTACTTTAGCACATGTGGAATAAAACTTTGATGCAATATAAARtctgtgtgtgtgaattagATCTATGGTGCGYTGAGGAGTTTTGGTTCTCCAGTTCTGACTGAGAGCACTGCGGATAGTGATGCTGCAGCTAAACTTCAACACTCCTCACCTTCTTTTCCACTCACTGTATCAGCTATACAGAGCAGTGAGAATGAGTCATTCGGGGCCAACCAACAATTGAAAATAAGTGCTGTCATATTGTACTCACTTAAACTGAATCACAATCAAGCTCTTATAGCTATAGGACCTCTGAATGAATACATCCATCTCATAGACATTTTGATAGGTAACGGGAGAAAGAGACCGCAACACAGAAAAGAgggaaaagtgaagaaaatcacatttgatCTTCTTGATTTTCTTCCAGATCTACACCATAAACATCCTTCATATGAATAAAGTATACGACATATCCTTTTGCTGTTCAATGGTGAGACAAAGTGAAACATTGTTttgatggttgtttttttttttttttttttacaagattaCACATTAAAAgctattttgttgtttcttttaaaccCATAGTTACTCTTGGATGTGTTTTTAGTTGTTATTTTAGGATGACTTCATTGGCTGCTGGTTCTTTTCTGGTGTGaaaaaaaccagaaaagaaccaataaactaaataaatatagatGAATCTTTGACAACTCTTTAAACAACTATCTGATATAAATTTTGCAacttgtaaaaaagaaaaattaaggaCGACAGCGTAGCAAAAACAAATGGTACAATATACTTTGGGTAAATAGTACCCTGCACTGCTGCTGGACGGAGTAGAGACCTGYCTATYGGTGCCAAACTGCAGGGTCGCAGTACAAATTTTAAGAGAGTTGGASCGGTCAAACATGAgctgaattgttttaaactgaaaagagagtactgtattttaaaacaataaaaaatttatttgtaatttttttccccactactTTGCTACTTAMCCTTTATAGCATAAATKTATGATARCTAATAAAAATCACCCTTAATCTGGTATTCCTTATTTCACTTGTGCTTTACTGGAGGTAATGTGAGRcatttcaatcaatattatAAGCAACTATCTAAAATGGAGAGTACTGTTCATTTTGATGTGATTtgttcaactttatttatttatttttacctacCCACATTTTCATTATGggaacatttcaaataaaaccgTGTTCTTCAGCTGACGCATGATGTCCCACTCAGGATCCGCTGCAGCTCTTGTTTGCTCactcctctttctctcctcacTACTTCTTCTCTCACTTCTTTTCACCTTACCCTAAACtctcttttctcattttagtCTGCCTGTCAGTCTTATCTGTAagcccctctctctctccaaacCTTCATGGATGATGCCATTCCCTCGTCCTCTTTCCATCCCTCCTGCTCACTCTCCCCAATGTCCCATGGCAAAGCCGCTGTTAATGTTGTTTGCCAGGGTGTTTTGAAGTCTGCTTCTGGTCACGGTTGGTGGGGGAATAAGCACCTCTAAACCTGTGTCAGTCCCTGAGATGCAGCAGTTTATTTATAACACTTCCTTTGTGCGTGATCTGTCAGTCAAGCCAAtcctctgtctcctctctcTCGACTCTTCAGAGACTGACAGACAGACAAGCTGCATGCTATAGGAGCTattataacacacacacaatctcaTTAGTGTAAGAGAGAAGAATATGGCTCACGGATTAACTGCAGCTCTCGTTCCTCAAAGCAACTTTGTAGTGTCGTATCAATTACGCATGGGTAAAAGGTGTCAATGGCAAGCTGGCTCTGACAATACATAGCAATTAAGAGGATTTGTTTCAGTACTTTTCATGTTCTGTGGAGTAGAAGATGGACAACAGCCATGCGTTCATTAGACKACCGTTAGGCAGACACTGCACTCGCATTCCTGTCTACTTCTTCTTATCTTGTATCCTTCCTCTCCAACATTTGCTTCTCTTTTCGCTTCATCCACTCTCACCACCTTATCTGGAACTCGACACTCTCTTCACTATGCTCTTGCTCACTTACCTGTGAAGCTGACATTAAGAATGTAATCCCTGTAGAGTCTGCGCCCATCCAGGGCCTTCATGCTGTCGCACAGCTTGGTGGTGTTCAAGCACAGGCTCCGCTGCATGTTGTGGAGGGCATKGGCCATGGCGTACACTGCATTCACCACAAACATGATCTTGGACTCTGGCTCGAAATACCTCTGGTCCATCGACAAGTTTTTGTCGCACGGCGGAAGAGGTGTTCCCCCGAAGCCTAAGCCTCCAGCTCCCAAGGAGCACTGGAACCGCTGCTCCCAGAAGTCCCTGAACCAGGGATTCCGGTGGTTTTTGACAGGGTCCAGACTCAGGAAGTAGCGGTTGAAATCTGGTATGGGGTTTGCCGCCAGTTCAAGTGTGATAGCTCCTTCAGCAGTTATTTCATTTCCCTTGACAATGCTCTCCTGTGCGCCCCAGCCATCACTAGCCACCCAAATGAAAGAGGTGTTAAGCCTGGCGGCAGCTGCAATCAGCTCTCTGGCATCATCACTGCGCAGGAAAAGGACGGCCACGTGGGCGTTTGGCTTCTGGAAGAGTTGACGGATTACGGCCTCGTAAGACTTCTTAGCATTCGAACGTCCCACCTGGAGAAAAACGGGGGATTATGGCGTGAAAATCCCCCCCCCAAAATGCTTCTTCCATTCTAATGCTATTGGCAATCAGTGATCATCATCatttaatggagaaaaacaagcaagaaaatGTGCTTAACAGTCTCACGCTATTATTTATCTCTGTAGTAAATGACATAAGAAAATGGGACTGGGAAAGCACTCATAAAGAATTCTTAGAgataagcttttattttctgcctcAGCACTGATAACACAGTAATTTCAACCCCAATTCAGAAAAACGGGAGATAAgccataaagaaaaaatacgAGAAACTTATAAATCTAGCACCTCAGTGAGTCTTTTTGGTGCAGTGACGATTTaagatttagatttagatttagattctaagctatttttgtttcttttattaccTTCTCTGAAGTGGCAATGCAGATGTTCCTCATTCGTGCTTCCTGTTCGAAGGCCTCTATCCCAGTTTCACCGTAATCTCCCTCTGACGCCACAGTGGACACGTATGTCCAGTTAAAGAAGCGGAGGATCTCTGCCATGGCTTTGGCCTGGTAGAAGTCTGGCGGTACAGTGCGGGCAAAGTAATCATAGCGGGTCTTGTCGCTGAGCTTGGCACTCGTTGAAGCATAGCTTATCTGAGGGATCTGAAAGAGCCTGAGAAGATTGGCAACCTGCAAGGACAGACAGCAGAATAAGGCATAAATCACAGGAAACCTTTTCTAACGTACTACACAAATTTACCAAATGAatcacacattttcacattctcTGTAtccatgattttattttatttttttcaagaaatgATCATGAAAATCCATGagggaaacagttttttttttttttttataaaatgtatttacatcaAAGATGTTTTGGTGAGGTGTCAACAATGGCGCCAGTTTCTTTTGAGTCAGTTTTGTTCTGTTAACCTAAAGAAACaattaaatcaaagcattttacGTTTTTATGCACTGTTGTAAAGCTTGTGAAGTGTTTTCCACTGAGGGCCAATCTATTACACTAGAATCAAATCATTCAAAAAAAGGTatgatgtattttaaaataggAGATAACGTATGAACACTTAGGTTATTCACGAAATTCATGGGGCATTTACATAAATTTACTGTGATGTATTGACAAAAAACTGAGCTATTGAATTTGCCCAGCCATCTTTGGCGCACATTCGGCATATGTACCATCACTTTAGCATTCAGACAACTTCTGCTTGAATACTGCAGCGATGGCCTAGTAATAACATTACTTATATTAATCGCACACTACATAATGAAGATTCTCTCTCTGC from Poecilia reticulata strain Guanapo linkage group LG6, Guppy_female_1.0+MT, whole genome shotgun sequence includes these protein-coding regions:
- the grm3 gene encoding metabotropic glutamate receptor 3, coding for MVSHLPSLVFVMMCQGALLADPPQSRREIRIEGDLVLGGLFPVHEKGAGMEECGRVNEDRGIQRLEAMLFAIDRINMDSTVLPGVSLGVHILDTCSRDTYALEQALEFVRASLTKVDDTEFICPDGSYALQDDNPLAIAGVIGGSYSSVSIQVANLLRLFQIPQISYASTSAKLSDKTRYDYFARTVPPDFYQAKAMAEILRFFNWTYVSTVASEGDYGETGIEAFEQEARMRNICIATSEKVGRSNAKKSYEAVIRQLFQKPNAHVAVLFLRSDDARELIAAAARLNTSFIWVASDGWGAQESIVKGNEITAEGAITLELAANPIPDFNRYFLSLDPVKNHRNPWFRDFWEQRFQCSLGAGGLGFGGTPLPPCDKNLSMDQRYFEPESKIMFVVNAVYAMAXALHNMQRSLCLNTTKLCDSMKALDGRRLYRDYILNVSFTAPLSPPGSETVVKFDSQGDGMGRYNIFSYQRSGERYGYVPVGEWAESLSLNNDLIRWPKEVLPTSQCSDPCERNEMKKMQAGEYCCWICTACEPHEYLADEFTCSPCAPGQWPTDDLTSCYDLPEDYIMWEDAWAIGPITIACVGFVCTGLVVWVFVRHNNTPLVKASGRELCYILLSGVFMCYAMTFLFLAKPSPAICALRRLGLGTSFAVCYSALLTKTNRIARIFNGVKDGAGAVRPRFISPSSQVFICLSLISVQLVMVSVWLLLEVPGTRRFTLPERRQTVILKCNVRDSSMLLSLGYDVLLVILCTVYAFKTRKCPENFNEAKFIGFTMYTTCIIWLAFLPIFYVTSSDYRVFSDTRRGMLMC